In Oreochromis aureus strain Israel breed Guangdong linkage group 20, ZZ_aureus, whole genome shotgun sequence, the following are encoded in one genomic region:
- the LOC120435406 gene encoding stonustoxin subunit beta-like gives MSHNDLLDLGVKHLGEGLESPHCKLKILKLSGCQVTEKGCSFLASSLLSNTASRLEHLDLSYNHPGDIGTKRLTDIVEAPEIKLRAVLLDHCGAYRLKPGIKKYGRELKLDENTASKRLILEGDRKVRTVKKVEEKPARPENEDRFKRSQVLCAEGLKGLCYWEVEWSGMVGIAVAYKRVGRKLDSSGGLGCNEMSWSLNCSRSKCTAMHGKTSKPLKLPSSQKIAVLLDWEGGTLSYYSVSSEKLSLIHTFHAKFTEPLFPAFWFKTGSVTLCDIN, from the exons ATGAGCCATAATGACCTGCTGGATTTAGGTGTGAAACATCTTGGTGAAGGCCTGGAGAGTCCACACTGCAAACTGAAGATTCTCAA GTTGTCTGGTTGTCAGGTAACAGAGAAAGGCTGCTCTTTCTTGGCCTCATCTCTTTTGTCCAACACAGCCTCCCGTCTGGAACATCTGGACCTGAgttacaatcatccaggagacaTTGGGACAAAAAGACTAACAGATATAGTTGAAGCTCCAGAAATAAAGCTGAGGGCAGTGCT TTTGGACCACTGCGGAGCATACCGGTTAAAACCAGGGATTAAAAAAT ATGGCAGAGAGCTGAAGCTTGATGAAAATACTGCAAGCAAAAGGCTTATCCTAGAAGGAGACAGAAAAGTAAGAACTGTAAAGAAGGTAGAGGAGAAACCTGCACGACCTGAAAATGAGGACAGGTTCAAGAGGTCTCAGGTGCTTTGTGCTGAGGGACTGAAAGGTCTCTGTTACTGGGAAGTGGAATGGAGTGGGATGGTCGGCATTGCTGTGGCATACAAAAGAGTGGGTAGAAAATTGGATAGTAGTGGTGGCCTAGGATGCAATGAGATGTCCTGGAGTCTGAACTGCTCTAGGAGTAAATGCACTGCCATGCATGGGAAGACATCAAAGCCATTGAAATTACCTTCTAGTCAAAAAATAGCAGTGCTCTTGGATTGGGAAGGTGGAACTCTGAGTTATTACAGTGTTTCATCAGAAAAGCTGAGCCTCATACACACCTTCCATGCAAAATTCACAGAGCCGCTCTTCCCAGCCTTCTGGTTTAAAACGGGCTCTGTGACCTTATGTGACATAAACTAA